In the genome of Armatimonadota bacterium, the window GAACCTGAGAGCCCGGTTTGGCGTCGATCGGGTGAGTTGGGAGTGAGAATCCGCGTCCTGAAGTTCGGGGGAACGAGCGTCGATTCGCACGAGCATCGGCTGATGGCGGCGCGAAAGGTAGCGCAGGCAAAAGAGGCCGGCTATGCCCCTGTCGTCGTCGTCTCGGCCATAGGGCGCAAGGGAGCGCCCTACGCGACCGACACGCTGGTGGAGTTTCTGCGCTCTATCGATCCCAGCGTCGATCCTGCGATGAGAGACCGCGACCTGATGATGGCCTGCGGCGAGATCATCTCTACCGTCATCATGGCCCACACCTTGCGCACGCTCGGGCACTCTGCCGTGCCGATGACCGGCGGCCAAGCAGGCATCTATACGGACGAAGAGTACGGCGCCGCAAGGATCGTCGCCATCAATAACGAGAACGTCATGAGAATAATTGCGGACGGCGCCGTGCCGGTCGTAGCAGGCTTCCAGGGCGTCCATGCCAATGGCAACGGCGTCGAATCGGGAACCGTTACGACCCTAGGCCGCGGCGGCAGCGACACGACGGCGGCCGCGCTAGGCGCCGCGCTGGGGGCAGAGGCCGTCGAGATTTTTACCGACGTAGACGGCGTCAAAACGGCCGACCCCGACTATGTGCCTGAAGCCTCGACGCTCCAAGAAGTAACCTACGAAGAGGTCGCGGAAATAGCCCACCAAGGGGCGCGAGTGTTGCATCCTCGGGCTGCCGAAGCCGCGATGGATTACGATATCCCGCTCTATGTTCGGAACACCTTTTCCGACGAGCCGGGAACCCTGGTCGTCTCTTCATCCTCCCGCCGTCGCTTCTCTGCGGTAACGCACACGGGCAAGGTCGTCAGCCTTCAGATTTCGGCGCCGTGGGTAGAGCACAAAAGCCATCTGGAACTGGAGATGTTCCGACTCCTGGGCATGGCCCAAGTGAACGTGCAACTGGTCAGCATCGACCAAGAAGGATTCTCGCTCGCATTCTCCCGCGAGCACTTTCCCCGCGTCCGCCAGATGCTGGACGGCCTGATCATCCCCATCGCAAAGCAGAACGAGGAGCCGCAGCTCTACATCCTGCGATTCAGCGCAGAAACGGGGTCGAACTTCGTCGTGCAGCACGGCTTGTTAGAGAAGGCCGGCATGGGCGGCGCCTTGCGCACCGTTTCGATCGAGTTCACCGAAGGGCTGACGATGGTCTCCGTCATCGCGCCGGGCTACAGCGGCGAACCGGGCGTATTCTACGAGGCGATCAAAACGCTGAACGAGGCCGGGATCGCCGTCATCCAGGCCGCCGACTCCGATTTGTCTCTGTCGTGCTTGGTGCCCGAGAGCGAGGTGCATCGAGCCGTGAGGATCCTCCATGACCGATTCGCAATTACCGCCTGACAAAGAACTCCCAGAGTTTCCCGAGGTTCCCAAACCGCCCGAACTGCCCTTGCCGCCAGAGGTGAACATCGAACGGCCCAAGCAAAGGGAGAATCGCCCAACCGAAGGCGCCAAACAGGCCGGCGCATTGGGCATGGCGGCCGCGGTCGGCACGTCGCTCGCCGCTCCGATCATCGTTGGAGCGCTGATCGGCGTCTATCTGGACCGATGGCTAAAAACCGACCCGTGGCTGACCATGATCTTCCTGTTTGTCGGCATCGTGTCGGGCTTTATCCAGATGATTCGAACCCTTAACCGAGTGGAGCAACTGAACAAATGAGCGGATCGCTAAAGACGATCGATCGCGCGCTGTCGGGCGCCTTCTGGCTGGCAATCGCCGTGGGCGCAGCGCTGTTGGCGATCAAACAAGGCTATGCGGCGGTCGGCTACATGGTCGGCGTCGGCGTCGCGGCAGGCATCACCGCGCTCTATCGCCGCATGATTCCCCATTTTGTCAATCCCGGCGCCAACTCGATCCTGGTGCGACGACGGCTGATGTTTATCGCTCTCCTCAAGTATCCCGTGTTGCTGCTGATCGTTTGGTGGGTGGTGAGCTTGGGCATGGTCGCGGCCCTCAGCTTTCTGGCGGGCACAACCAGCTTCCTGTTCCTGATCGCCGCGGCGGGATTGACCCAGAATACGAATTCAAAAGAAGATGGGACGGCAGTAAAAGGAGAGCAAAGCCTGCCGCCCCACAAAGTTGAAGAGGATAACAGACCATAGATTACCCGCTCTGACAAGGCAAATGCAAGGGCAAAGGCAAGAAATCCTCACAGGGTAGAATCGGCCTTCGATGAGAGCGGTTACCGTGATCGGGGCTGGGTTTGCGGGGTCCGAAGCGGCCTGGGCCATCGCCCAGCGCGGCGTCCCCGCGCGCCTTGTCGAAATGCGTCCCGCTAAGATGACCCCTGCCCACCAGACCGGATATTGTGCCGAACTGGTCTGCTCCAACTCGTTCAAGTCGCTCTCCCCAACGTCGCCCGCCGGCAGGCTCAAGATCGAGATGGAGCAGTTGGGCTCGCTCACCGTGCCCATTGCAAAGGAGCATGCCGTGCCCGCGGGCGAAGCCCTGGCCGTCGATCGCGAACTCTTTGCCAAGGCCGTATCGGAGGCCATCGCCCGCCATCCAAATATCGAACGGATCGAAGAAGAAACGACCGAAGTCCCCAGCGATGGCCCGACTATCATAGCCACAGGCCCCCTTACGTCGGACGCCTTGGCGCAATCGATCTCGCAGATCACTGGACAAGAGAGACTGCACTTCTTCGACGCCGTTTCGCCCATTGTCGATGCGGCGAGCATCGATTACGACAAGGTTTTCACCTCGAGCCGGTACGACAAGGGCGATCCGGGCTATCTCAATTGCCCAATGGACAAGGAACAGTACGAGGCGTTCGTTGCCGCAATCCGCGAGGCCGAGCGAACTCCGTTGCACAGTTTCGAAGACACGCGCTTCTTCGAGGGCTGCGTGCCGTTGGAAGAATTGGCGGACCGGGGTCTCAAGACCTTATCGTTCGGCCCAATGAAACCGGTCGGATTGACCGATCCGCGCACCGGGCGGCGACCCTATGCCGTGTTGCAATTGCGGCCCGAAAACGCCCAGAAGACGATGTACAGTCTAGTTGCCTGCCAAACTCGGCTGAAGTGGGGCGAACAGAAACGAATCTTTCAGATGGCGCCTGGGTTGGAAAACGCCGAGTTTGTGCGACTGGGCGTGATCCATCGAAACACCTACCTCGATTCGCCGCGCCTGTTAGACGCGACTTTGCAACTGCGGACTAGAAAGGACCTCTTCTTCGCTGGTCAACTGACGGGCGTGGAAGGCTATCTAGAATCGGCCGCATCGGGCATCATCGCGGGCATCAACGCCGCACGGCTGGCGCTGGGCCAAGAGCCCGTCGCGCCCCCGCCCGAAACGGTTTTAGGTTCGCTTTTGTGCTACATTAGCAGTTACGACCACCAACCCTTTCCGCCGATGAACGCCAGCTGGGGCCTGTTGCCGCATCCCGAACCCATGATCAAAGACAAGGGCGCTCGCAGAGCCAAGCAGCTAGAATCGGCAATCTCGGCAATGGACGAATTTGCGCGCAATCTAAACGAACGGAGCAAGAATGGCCACAGTTAGACCCTTCAAAGCCTTAAGATATAGCGACGTGAGCGAACAGGTCGTCGCGCCGCCCTACGACGTGATCGGACCGGAGCGCAGACAGCAGCTGATGCAGAGCAGCGCTCATAACATCGTCTGGCTGACCTTGCCAGAGGGCGATGGCGACAAGTACGAGACGGCCGTCCAAACCTTGGCCCGATGGATCGATGAGGGCGCAGTGAGGGACGACGATCGCCCCGGGTTCTATCGGTACGTCCAGACTTTCCGGCATCCTTTGACCGGGCAGGAGGTTTCTCGAACGGGACTGATCGTAACGCTGAAGACCGAGCCTTATGAGAGGGGCGTCGTACTGCCGCACGAGCAGACCTTCCCAGGCGTCAAAGAGGATCGATTTCGCCTGTTGCAGGCGACGCGAACGCATCTGGAGAGCATTTTTGGCCTTTACGAATCGAACTCTGCGCTGCAAGATTCGCTCGGGCGCGCGTCTTTCCGACCGCTCGCTCAACTCGATCATCCCGATCTGCCCGAGGGCTACAGCCAGCGATTGGAGGTTGCGGACGAACCGAGCGACACCGAGGCAATTGCCGGCGCCTTTGAGCCGCTTCGCATCTGGATCGCCGACGGCCATCATCGCTACGAGACCGCGCTCCGATACGGCATGGAGTCGGGCGACGAAAACTCTCCGACGCGCTTTCTTCCCATTCTCTTGGTCTCGATGGATGATCCCGGCCTGGTGATTCTGCCCACGCACCGCGCGCTGACGAGCGACCCTGCGCCCGATTGGCAAAGCGCGATCGGCGAGCGTTTCGACGCGCGCGCCGTTTCCCTGTCCGGCCTCCTTAACGAGATGGAGCGCGCGGCCGATGCAGCCAACCCAGGCATCGGGTTCGTCAACCGAGAACAGGCCTGGCTCATTACCCCGCGAGGGGGTCTGGAAATGCGCTCGATATTGGGAGATGGCGTTTCCGACGCTTTGGCCAACTTGGATGTGAACGTGCTGCACCAGGCGCTGATGCCCGCGATGGGCTTTGGAGACGCTGCGCCCGAGTTTACGCACGATCCGCGACAAGCGTTGGACGGGGTAGAGCGCGGCGCCTACTGTTCGGCCTTCCTGCTCAATCCGCCTTCGCTGGCCGCTATGAGCGAGATTGCCAACCGGGGCGAGAAAATGCCCAAGAAGTCGACCTATTTCTATCCAAAGGCGCTGAGCGGACTGGTCATGTGGCGCATTCCGGGAGGGAACTGATGGGAGTTGTCAAAGGGATCTACATCGCCGATGCCGAAGGCGCGCCCGTGCGCCCAGTTGCAGAAATCCGCGCTGTCGCGGGAGTGGGATTGGAGGGCGACCGCAACTTTCGAGAAAACGCCGAAAGCGGCACGCAGGCGACCTTTATCGAACAAGAGGCTGTAGAGGCTCTCAGGCGCGACTTCGAGATCGATCTGGCGCCCGGCGCCCACAGAAGAAACATCGTAACCCAAGGCGCTCCTCTAAACCATTTGATCGGCAAGCGATTTCGGGTCGGCGAGGCCGAGTTTGTCGGCATCCGACTGTGCGAGCCGTGCGCCTATTTGGAGAGCATGACGCAGCCTGGCATCGTCAAAGGTTTGGTGCATCGGGGCGGTTTGCGAGCCGACATCCTGCGCTCGGGCGCGATCAGACCGGGCGACGAACTGACCGTGCTGGAGGAGTGATTCAGCCGGAGCGCGTCCAGGCCCTTAACGCCCAGCCGATACAACGGGGCGACTATGTGCTCTATTGGATGCAACAGTCGCAACGCGCAGTCGATAATCATGCCCTGGCCTACGCCATTGACCAGGCCAACGAACTGGGACTGCCCGTCGTCGTCTGCTTTGGGCTGACCGATCGATTCCCTGAGGCCAATCTCCGCCACTTTGCCTTTA includes:
- a CDS encoding aspartate kinase, which encodes MRIRVLKFGGTSVDSHEHRLMAARKVAQAKEAGYAPVVVVSAIGRKGAPYATDTLVEFLRSIDPSVDPAMRDRDLMMACGEIISTVIMAHTLRTLGHSAVPMTGGQAGIYTDEEYGAARIVAINNENVMRIIADGAVPVVAGFQGVHANGNGVESGTVTTLGRGGSDTTAAALGAALGAEAVEIFTDVDGVKTADPDYVPEASTLQEVTYEEVAEIAHQGARVLHPRAAEAAMDYDIPLYVRNTFSDEPGTLVVSSSSRRRFSAVTHTGKVVSLQISAPWVEHKSHLELEMFRLLGMAQVNVQLVSIDQEGFSLAFSREHFPRVRQMLDGLIIPIAKQNEEPQLYILRFSAETGSNFVVQHGLLEKAGMGGALRTVSIEFTEGLTMVSVIAPGYSGEPGVFYEAIKTLNEAGIAVIQAADSDLSLSCLVPESEVHRAVRILHDRFAITA
- a CDS encoding AtpZ/AtpI family protein, whose product is MTDSQLPPDKELPEFPEVPKPPELPLPPEVNIERPKQRENRPTEGAKQAGALGMAAAVGTSLAAPIIVGALIGVYLDRWLKTDPWLTMIFLFVGIVSGFIQMIRTLNRVEQLNK
- the trmFO gene encoding methylenetetrahydrofolate--tRNA-(uracil(54)-C(5))-methyltransferase (FADH(2)-oxidizing) TrmFO, yielding MRAVTVIGAGFAGSEAAWAIAQRGVPARLVEMRPAKMTPAHQTGYCAELVCSNSFKSLSPTSPAGRLKIEMEQLGSLTVPIAKEHAVPAGEALAVDRELFAKAVSEAIARHPNIERIEEETTEVPSDGPTIIATGPLTSDALAQSISQITGQERLHFFDAVSPIVDAASIDYDKVFTSSRYDKGDPGYLNCPMDKEQYEAFVAAIREAERTPLHSFEDTRFFEGCVPLEELADRGLKTLSFGPMKPVGLTDPRTGRRPYAVLQLRPENAQKTMYSLVACQTRLKWGEQKRIFQMAPGLENAEFVRLGVIHRNTYLDSPRLLDATLQLRTRKDLFFAGQLTGVEGYLESAASGIIAGINAARLALGQEPVAPPPETVLGSLLCYISSYDHQPFPPMNASWGLLPHPEPMIKDKGARRAKQLESAISAMDEFARNLNERSKNGHS
- a CDS encoding DUF1015 domain-containing protein, translated to MATVRPFKALRYSDVSEQVVAPPYDVIGPERRQQLMQSSAHNIVWLTLPEGDGDKYETAVQTLARWIDEGAVRDDDRPGFYRYVQTFRHPLTGQEVSRTGLIVTLKTEPYERGVVLPHEQTFPGVKEDRFRLLQATRTHLESIFGLYESNSALQDSLGRASFRPLAQLDHPDLPEGYSQRLEVADEPSDTEAIAGAFEPLRIWIADGHHRYETALRYGMESGDENSPTRFLPILLVSMDDPGLVILPTHRALTSDPAPDWQSAIGERFDARAVSLSGLLNEMERAADAANPGIGFVNREQAWLITPRGGLEMRSILGDGVSDALANLDVNVLHQALMPAMGFGDAAPEFTHDPRQALDGVERGAYCSAFLLNPPSLAAMSEIANRGEKMPKKSTYFYPKALSGLVMWRIPGGN
- a CDS encoding MOSC domain-containing protein, encoding MMGVVKGIYIADAEGAPVRPVAEIRAVAGVGLEGDRNFRENAESGTQATFIEQEAVEALRRDFEIDLAPGAHRRNIVTQGAPLNHLIGKRFRVGEAEFVGIRLCEPCAYLESMTQPGIVKGLVHRGGLRADILRSGAIRPGDELTVLEE